The following are encoded together in the Streptomyces sp. NBC_00341 genome:
- a CDS encoding glycine betaine/L-proline ABC transporter ATP-binding protein, with protein sequence MQKLEGGSSRDELRAEGTTAAVIDASFTVEPGQIFVVMGLSGSGKSTLLRMLNGLLEPTAGKVLFDDQDLTALTPAELRHVRSTKISMVFQHFALFPHRSVLENAGYGLEVQGVSRDERNRRATEALEMTGLAGWENSWPDELSGGMQQRVGLARALATDADLLLMDESFSALDPLIRRDMQDQLLELQKRLKKTIVFITHDLNEAMRLGDRIAVMRDGEIVQLGTAEDILVTPANDYVASFTQDVDRSRVLTAGAIMAEPDTAIGTKTDAGKELRTPEDVLREAPATVTEDTPIIELFTPCSQSGVAVAVTDDKGKLVGVVPRSRLLAVLGEPMTPAEAPQDAAASLKKVASV encoded by the coding sequence GTGCAGAAACTCGAAGGCGGCTCCAGCCGCGACGAGCTGCGCGCCGAGGGAACGACCGCAGCGGTGATCGACGCATCGTTCACCGTGGAACCGGGACAGATCTTCGTGGTGATGGGTCTGTCCGGGTCCGGCAAGTCCACTTTGCTGCGGATGCTCAACGGGCTGCTGGAGCCCACCGCGGGGAAGGTGCTGTTCGACGACCAGGACCTGACCGCCCTGACTCCCGCCGAACTCCGCCACGTCCGGTCCACGAAGATCAGCATGGTGTTCCAGCACTTCGCCCTCTTCCCCCACCGCAGCGTGCTGGAGAACGCCGGCTACGGCCTGGAGGTACAGGGCGTCTCGCGTGACGAGCGCAACCGGCGTGCCACCGAGGCCCTGGAGATGACCGGCCTGGCGGGCTGGGAGAACTCCTGGCCCGACGAGCTGTCCGGCGGTATGCAGCAGCGTGTCGGTCTGGCCCGCGCGCTGGCCACCGACGCCGACCTGCTCCTCATGGACGAGTCCTTCAGCGCACTCGACCCGCTGATCCGCCGCGATATGCAGGACCAGCTCCTGGAACTGCAGAAGCGGCTGAAGAAGACCATCGTCTTCATCACCCACGACCTCAACGAGGCCATGCGCCTCGGTGACCGTATCGCCGTGATGCGCGACGGGGAGATAGTCCAGCTCGGCACCGCCGAGGACATCCTCGTCACCCCGGCCAACGACTACGTCGCCTCCTTCACCCAGGACGTGGACCGCTCCCGGGTGCTGACCGCGGGCGCGATCATGGCGGAGCCGGACACCGCGATCGGTACCAAGACCGACGCGGGCAAGGAACTGCGCACCCCCGAGGACGTCCTGCGGGAGGCCCCGGCCACCGTCACGGAGGACACCCCGATCATCGAGCTGTTCACGCCCTGTTCGCAGAGCGGTGTCGCGGTCGCGGTGACCGACGACAAGGGCAAGCTCGTGGGCGTCGTGCCCAGGTCACGGCTGCTCGCCGTGCTCGGTGAGCCGATGACCCCCGCCGAGGCTCCCCAGGACGCCGCGGCCTCGCTGAAGAAGGTGGCCAGTGTTTAG
- a CDS encoding gamma-glutamyl-gamma-aminobutyrate hydrolase family protein — protein sequence MNSPLIGISTYLVDSARWGLWDLPATLLPAGYSRLVREAGGLAVLLPPDSPELAASVVARLDAVVVAGGPDVDPARYGAGRDPRTGPPATERDGWEAALIGAALESGTPLLGICRGMQLLNVALGGTLTQHMDGHTGPEGTTGVFGSHTVTPVPGTGYASVVPGDCAVPTYHHQAVDRLGAGLVACAHAADGTVEAVERPGPGWVLGVQWHPEMGDDVRVMAALVAAARRTPLPAPA from the coding sequence ATGAACAGCCCGCTGATCGGGATCAGTACGTATCTGGTGGATTCGGCGCGTTGGGGCCTCTGGGACCTGCCCGCCACCCTGCTGCCCGCCGGTTACAGCCGGCTGGTCCGTGAGGCGGGCGGCCTGGCCGTGCTGCTGCCGCCGGACTCCCCGGAGCTGGCGGCGTCGGTGGTGGCGCGGCTGGACGCGGTGGTGGTCGCGGGCGGTCCGGATGTGGATCCGGCGCGGTACGGGGCCGGGCGTGATCCGCGGACCGGGCCGCCCGCCACGGAGCGGGACGGCTGGGAGGCGGCGCTGATCGGGGCGGCGCTGGAGTCCGGCACCCCGCTGCTCGGCATCTGCCGGGGGATGCAGCTCCTCAACGTGGCCCTCGGCGGGACGCTGACGCAGCACATGGACGGGCACACGGGCCCCGAGGGGACGACCGGCGTGTTCGGCTCCCATACGGTGACGCCGGTGCCGGGGACCGGGTACGCCTCCGTGGTGCCCGGCGACTGCGCCGTGCCCACCTACCACCACCAGGCGGTGGACCGGCTCGGCGCGGGTCTGGTGGCCTGCGCGCACGCGGCGGACGGCACGGTGGAGGCGGTCGAACGGCCGGGCCCCGGCTGGGTGCTCGGGGTGCAGTGGCATCCGGAGATGGGCGACGACGTGCGGGTGATGGCGGCGCTGGTGGCGGCGGCGCGGCGGACCCCGCTCCCTGCCCCGGCCTGA
- a CDS encoding glutamine synthetase family protein, whose protein sequence is MSDRTAPLAVEELRVLVDSGEIDTVVLAFPDMQGRLQGKRFAAGFFLDEVVPHGTEGCNYLLAVDTDMNTVDGYAMSSWERGYGDFAMLPDLATLRRVPWNESTAMVTADLAWSDGSPVVAAPRQILRRQLDRLAGHGYTAHVGTELEFIVFKDTYEQAWDRGYRDLTPVNQYNVDYSVLGTGRVEPLLRRIRNEMAGAGLTVESAKGECNPGQHEIVFRYDEALVTCDQHAVYKTGAKEIAAQEGVALTFMAKFNEREGNSCHIHLSLRSTEEPGRSVMADGEGAMSPVMRHFLAGQLAALRDFSLLYAPNINSYKRFQPGSFAPTAVAWGADNRTCALRVVGHGQSLRFENRLPGGDVNPYLAVAGLVAAGLYGIEHGLELPEPCAGNAYTAAYDHVPTSLREAAGRWEHSEIAEAAFGAEVVAHYANMARVELEAFDAAVTDWEIKRSFERL, encoded by the coding sequence GTGTCCGACCGAACAGCCCCGCTCGCCGTCGAGGAACTCCGCGTCCTCGTCGACAGCGGCGAGATCGACACCGTGGTCCTGGCCTTTCCCGACATGCAGGGGCGGCTCCAGGGAAAGCGCTTCGCCGCCGGCTTCTTCCTCGACGAGGTCGTGCCGCACGGCACCGAGGGCTGCAACTACCTGCTCGCCGTCGACACCGACATGAACACCGTGGACGGCTACGCCATGTCGTCCTGGGAACGCGGCTACGGCGACTTCGCCATGCTCCCCGACCTCGCCACGCTGCGCCGGGTGCCCTGGAACGAGAGCACCGCGATGGTCACCGCCGACCTCGCGTGGAGCGACGGCTCACCCGTCGTCGCCGCGCCCCGCCAGATACTGCGCCGCCAGCTGGACCGGCTCGCCGGGCACGGCTACACCGCCCACGTGGGCACCGAACTCGAGTTCATCGTCTTCAAGGACACCTACGAACAGGCCTGGGACCGCGGCTACCGCGACCTGACCCCGGTCAACCAGTACAACGTCGACTACTCCGTCCTCGGCACCGGCCGCGTCGAACCCCTGCTGCGCCGCATCCGCAACGAGATGGCGGGCGCGGGCCTCACCGTCGAATCCGCCAAGGGCGAGTGCAACCCCGGCCAGCACGAGATCGTGTTCCGCTACGACGAGGCCCTGGTCACCTGCGACCAGCACGCCGTCTACAAGACCGGCGCCAAGGAGATCGCCGCCCAGGAAGGCGTCGCGCTCACCTTCATGGCCAAGTTCAACGAGCGCGAGGGCAACTCCTGCCACATTCACCTCTCGCTCCGCTCCACCGAGGAGCCCGGCCGCAGCGTCATGGCGGACGGGGAGGGCGCCATGTCCCCGGTGATGCGGCACTTCCTCGCCGGACAGCTCGCGGCCCTGCGCGACTTCTCACTGCTCTACGCGCCGAACATCAACTCCTACAAGCGGTTCCAGCCCGGCTCCTTCGCCCCGACCGCCGTCGCCTGGGGGGCCGACAACCGCACCTGTGCGCTCCGGGTCGTCGGGCACGGGCAGTCGCTGCGCTTCGAGAACCGGCTCCCCGGCGGCGACGTCAACCCGTACCTCGCCGTCGCCGGACTCGTCGCCGCAGGCCTGTACGGCATCGAGCACGGGCTCGAACTCCCCGAGCCCTGCGCCGGAAACGCCTACACCGCCGCATACGACCACGTCCCCACCAGCCTGCGCGAGGCCGCCGGGCGCTGGGAGCACAGTGAGATCGCCGAAGCCGCCTTCGGGGCCGAGGTCGTCGCGCACTACGCCAACATGGCCCGCGTCGAGCTCGAAGCCTTCGACGCGGCGGTGACCGACTGGGAGATCAAGCGCTCCTTCGAACGTCTGTGA
- a CDS encoding aminoglycoside phosphotransferase family protein: protein MTVIAPPASGVRHDWAALPAAVRRAVEDILGSPVVEAGSQSGGFSPGVAARVRLADGGRAFVKAVSAEVNAGAPDLHRAEARHTAALPPHAPVPRLLGSYDDGTHVALVLEDIEGRQPAVPWDPAELDRVLAAVTALTRSLTPAPIDAPSVARREASMFTGWRTLHAAGGDARLDPWAASRLGALAELEAGWAEAAEGDSLAHADLRADNILLTEDRVVFVDWPHAVRAAPWFDLLAMLPCVAAQGGPDPEAVFTAHPLGRDAEPAAVTAVLAALAGYFVAHSLRPGPPGLPTLRAFQAAQGAAALGWLRNRL, encoded by the coding sequence ATGACCGTCATCGCACCGCCCGCCTCCGGTGTCCGCCACGACTGGGCCGCTTTGCCGGCCGCCGTGCGCCGCGCCGTCGAGGACATCCTCGGCTCGCCCGTCGTCGAAGCCGGCAGCCAGAGCGGCGGCTTCTCGCCCGGCGTCGCCGCCCGGGTCAGGCTCGCGGACGGCGGCCGGGCGTTCGTCAAGGCGGTGAGCGCCGAGGTGAACGCCGGAGCCCCGGACCTGCACCGCGCCGAGGCCCGCCACACCGCCGCCCTGCCGCCGCACGCCCCGGTGCCCCGGCTGCTCGGCTCGTACGACGACGGCACCCACGTCGCGCTCGTCCTGGAGGACATCGAGGGCCGTCAGCCCGCCGTCCCCTGGGACCCGGCCGAACTGGACCGGGTCCTGGCCGCCGTCACCGCGCTCACCCGCTCCCTCACCCCGGCGCCGATCGACGCGCCCTCCGTCGCCCGCCGCGAGGCCTCGATGTTCACCGGCTGGCGGACCCTGCACGCGGCAGGGGGCGACGCCCGCCTCGACCCCTGGGCCGCGTCGCGTCTGGGCGCACTGGCGGAACTGGAGGCCGGCTGGGCGGAGGCGGCAGAGGGCGACAGCCTCGCCCACGCCGACCTGCGGGCGGACAACATCCTGCTCACCGAGGACCGGGTCGTCTTCGTCGACTGGCCGCACGCGGTGCGCGCCGCGCCCTGGTTCGACCTGCTGGCGATGCTGCCGTGCGTCGCGGCGCAGGGCGGCCCGGACCCGGAGGCCGTCTTCACGGCCCACCCGCTCGGCCGCGACGCCGAGCCCGCGGCGGTCACCGCCGTGCTCGCCGCCCTGGCCGGCTACTTCGTCGCGCACTCACTGCGGCCCGGTCCGCCGGGCCTGCCCACGCTGCGGGCGTTCCAGGCGGCCCAGGGCGCGGCCGCCCTGGGCTGGCTACGGAACCGGCTCTAG
- a CDS encoding helix-turn-helix transcriptional regulator — protein sequence MDDKETLRVGAAVRRQRRSLGLTLAAVATRSGLSVPFLSQIENERARPSARSLDRVADALETTTARLRAAADSARAVDVVRGTPQDGDGVRRVVRGRHQLSALEFTGELDLGREFQHRNDEVLYVAEGAAEVEAEGQAYRLERGDTLFLSGGVRHRWRATAPGTRLLFVAVAEHIDATFDPRR from the coding sequence ATGGACGACAAGGAAACACTCCGGGTGGGCGCGGCGGTCCGACGGCAGCGCAGGTCGCTGGGGCTCACGCTGGCCGCGGTCGCGACGCGCAGTGGCCTGTCCGTACCGTTCCTCAGCCAGATCGAGAACGAACGGGCCAGACCCAGCGCCCGGTCCCTGGACCGGGTCGCGGACGCGCTGGAGACCACCACCGCGCGGCTGCGGGCCGCCGCCGACTCGGCGCGCGCCGTCGACGTCGTGCGCGGCACGCCGCAGGACGGGGACGGGGTACGCCGGGTGGTGCGCGGACGCCATCAGCTCAGCGCCCTCGAATTCACCGGTGAGCTCGACCTCGGGCGCGAGTTCCAGCACCGCAACGACGAGGTGCTGTACGTGGCGGAGGGCGCCGCGGAGGTGGAGGCGGAGGGCCAGGCGTACCGGCTGGAGCGCGGGGACACGCTGTTCCTCTCCGGCGGGGTGCGCCACCGCTGGCGGGCCACGGCCCCCGGCACCCGGCTGCTGTTCGTCGCGGTGGCCGAGCACATCGACGCGACGTTCGACCCGCGCCGCTGA
- a CDS encoding ABC transporter permease, translating into MSGQTLSQTWYMTRRQLMAILRQPVFLVISLIQPVIWLFLFGNLFKKVVELGGFGTTSYLDYLIPGIVVMSALGSSMWAGMGTLEEIERGTLNRFLTTPVSRNALMNANVVQNGISTAAQSVVIVLLGRAAGADYPGGAGGLLVLVVASILLGTVFGALSNALGMLVRQRESIIGINTFLLLPLTFLSSSFMAPSQMPSWMRHIADFNPVNWAMVAGRSALSADPDRWLVLSRGGALLVLAAVAVWLSTRTFRLYQKSV; encoded by the coding sequence ATGAGCGGTCAGACCCTCTCCCAGACCTGGTACATGACCCGGCGCCAGCTGATGGCGATCCTGCGGCAGCCGGTCTTCCTGGTGATCTCGCTGATCCAGCCGGTGATCTGGCTGTTCCTGTTCGGCAACCTCTTCAAGAAGGTCGTCGAGCTGGGCGGGTTCGGCACCACGTCGTACCTGGACTACCTGATCCCCGGCATCGTCGTGATGAGCGCCCTGGGGTCGAGCATGTGGGCCGGCATGGGCACCCTGGAGGAGATCGAGCGCGGCACGCTCAACCGCTTCCTGACGACACCGGTCAGCCGCAACGCCCTGATGAACGCCAACGTCGTGCAGAACGGCATCAGTACAGCCGCGCAGTCCGTGGTCATCGTGCTGCTCGGCCGGGCGGCGGGCGCCGACTACCCGGGCGGGGCGGGCGGACTGCTGGTCCTGGTCGTCGCCTCGATCCTGCTCGGCACGGTCTTCGGCGCGCTCTCCAACGCCCTGGGCATGCTGGTGCGCCAACGGGAGTCGATCATCGGCATCAACACGTTCCTGCTGCTGCCGCTGACCTTCCTGTCCTCGTCCTTCATGGCCCCGAGCCAGATGCCGTCGTGGATGCGCCACATCGCCGACTTCAACCCGGTCAACTGGGCGATGGTGGCGGGCCGCTCGGCGCTGAGCGCGGACCCGGACCGGTGGCTGGTGCTCAGCCGCGGGGGAGCGCTGCTGGTGCTGGCCGCGGTCGCCGTGTGGCTGTCGACCCGGACCTTCCGCTTGTACCAGAAGTCGGTCTGA
- a CDS encoding 5'-3' exonuclease, producing the protein MLLDTASLYYRAYFGVPDSVRAPDGTPVNAVRGLLDFIGRLVQDHRPDELVACWDADWRPQWRVDLIPSYKAHRVAVETGTGLPDEEETPDTLAPQVPVIEDVLDALGIARVGAAGYEADDVIGTLTGLATGPVDIVTGDRDLYQLVDDARGVRVLYPLKGVGSLQVTDETWLRERYGVDGSGYVDLALLRGDPSDGLPGVPGIGEKTAAKLLDAFGDLAGIMAAVDDPAAKLTPSQRKRLDEARDYLAVAPTVVRVAGDVPLPEFDPALPAEPLDPAALEALAEQWGLGGALQRLLFSLRN; encoded by the coding sequence ATGCTCCTCGACACCGCTTCCCTCTACTACCGCGCCTACTTCGGAGTCCCCGACTCGGTGCGCGCACCGGACGGCACCCCGGTGAACGCCGTGCGCGGACTGCTCGATTTCATCGGCCGGCTCGTGCAGGACCACCGGCCGGACGAGCTGGTCGCCTGCTGGGACGCGGACTGGCGGCCACAGTGGCGGGTCGACCTCATCCCCTCGTACAAGGCGCACCGCGTCGCGGTGGAGACCGGCACGGGCCTGCCCGACGAGGAGGAGACGCCCGACACGCTGGCCCCGCAGGTGCCGGTCATCGAGGACGTGCTCGACGCCCTGGGGATCGCCCGGGTCGGCGCCGCGGGGTACGAGGCGGACGATGTGATCGGCACCCTGACCGGCCTGGCGACCGGTCCGGTGGACATCGTCACGGGCGACCGGGACCTCTACCAGCTGGTGGACGACGCCCGCGGGGTGCGGGTGCTCTACCCGCTGAAGGGCGTCGGCTCACTCCAGGTGACGGACGAGACCTGGCTGCGCGAGAGGTACGGGGTGGACGGCTCCGGCTACGTGGACCTGGCGCTGCTGCGCGGCGACCCGAGCGACGGGCTGCCCGGCGTGCCCGGCATCGGCGAGAAGACGGCGGCCAAGCTGCTGGACGCCTTCGGCGACCTCGCCGGAATCATGGCGGCGGTCGACGACCCGGCCGCGAAGCTGACGCCCTCGCAGCGCAAACGGCTCGACGAGGCCCGCGACTACCTGGCCGTCGCGCCGACGGTGGTACGGGTCGCCGGTGATGTGCCGCTTCCGGAATTCGACCCCGCGCTGCCCGCGGAGCCGCTCGACCCGGCGGCCCTCGAAGCCCTCGCGGAGCAGTGGGGGCTGGGCGGCGCCCTGCAACGGCTGCTCTTCTCGCTCCGGAACTGA
- a CDS encoding siderophore-interacting protein, giving the protein MAERPARQAPTAQGAQVLRTEQITPHMIRVVLGGDGLADFALSGYSDHYVKLCFAPEGADYAHPFDMARIREEFPRELWPTTRTYTVRSWDPAARELAIDFVVHGDEGLAGPWAAHAKAGDQVTFLGPGGGYGPDASAGWHLLVGDESALPAIAAALEQMPADAVVRAFIEVADAAEEQKITTPDGAEVTWLHRGDRPVGEALTAAVKSLEFPAGEVQAFVHGEAGFVKDIRRHLRLDRGIPLPQLSISGYWRLGQNDDAWRSVKREWNAQVEREESAV; this is encoded by the coding sequence GTGGCAGAACGACCGGCGCGGCAGGCCCCCACGGCGCAGGGTGCGCAGGTCCTGCGCACCGAGCAGATCACTCCGCACATGATCCGGGTGGTGCTCGGCGGCGACGGTCTCGCGGACTTCGCGCTCTCCGGTTACAGCGATCACTACGTCAAGCTCTGCTTCGCCCCCGAGGGCGCCGACTACGCGCACCCCTTCGACATGGCCCGCATCCGCGAGGAGTTCCCGCGCGAGCTGTGGCCCACCACCCGTACGTACACGGTGCGCTCCTGGGACCCGGCCGCCCGGGAACTGGCCATCGACTTCGTGGTGCACGGCGACGAGGGACTGGCGGGCCCGTGGGCGGCCCACGCCAAGGCCGGTGACCAGGTGACGTTCCTGGGGCCCGGCGGCGGCTACGGCCCGGACGCCTCGGCCGGCTGGCACCTCCTGGTGGGCGACGAGAGCGCGCTGCCGGCGATCGCCGCGGCGCTGGAGCAGATGCCCGCGGACGCGGTGGTGCGCGCCTTCATCGAGGTCGCGGACGCCGCGGAGGAACAGAAGATCACCACGCCGGACGGCGCGGAGGTGACCTGGCTGCACCGGGGCGACCGCCCGGTCGGTGAGGCGCTCACCGCCGCCGTGAAGTCCCTGGAGTTCCCGGCGGGCGAGGTGCAGGCGTTCGTCCACGGCGAGGCCGGCTTCGTCAAGGACATCCGCCGCCACCTGCGGCTGGACCGAGGCATCCCGCTGCCCCAGCTGTCGATCTCCGGCTACTGGCGCCTCGGCCAGAACGACGACGCCTGGCGCTCGGTCAAGCGCGAGTGGAACGCACAGGTGGAGCGCGAGGAGAGCGCCGTCTAG
- a CDS encoding helical backbone metal receptor codes for MRVVSLVPSLTEAVAESGPGLLVGATDWCTHPAGLRAARVGGTKNPDVPAILALRPDLVVANEEENREPDLAALREAGTEVLVTTVRTLDDAFAELDRLLTGACGLPRPRWLDEAEAAWAALERPSVPRRAVVPVWRKPWMVLGRDTFAGDLLSRLGVRNAYADHAERYPRIPLDELNAAGADLVVLPDEPYRFTAADGPEAFPALPAVLVDGRYLTWYGPSLVRAPEALRAALG; via the coding sequence GTGCGGGTCGTCTCCCTCGTCCCCTCGCTCACCGAGGCCGTCGCCGAGAGCGGCCCCGGGCTGCTCGTCGGCGCCACCGACTGGTGCACCCACCCCGCCGGGCTGCGAGCCGCCCGCGTCGGTGGCACCAAGAACCCCGACGTGCCCGCGATCCTCGCCCTGCGCCCCGATCTCGTCGTGGCCAACGAGGAGGAGAACCGGGAACCCGACCTGGCCGCGCTGCGGGAGGCCGGGACCGAGGTGCTCGTCACCACCGTCCGCACCCTGGACGACGCGTTCGCGGAGCTGGACCGGCTGCTGACCGGGGCCTGCGGGCTGCCGAGGCCCCGCTGGCTGGACGAGGCCGAGGCCGCCTGGGCGGCACTGGAGCGGCCGTCCGTCCCACGCCGAGCGGTCGTCCCCGTCTGGCGGAAGCCCTGGATGGTCCTGGGCCGCGACACCTTCGCCGGAGACCTGCTGAGCCGGCTCGGCGTGCGCAACGCCTACGCGGACCACGCCGAGCGCTACCCCCGCATCCCGCTCGACGAGCTGAACGCGGCCGGCGCGGACCTGGTGGTGCTGCCCGACGAGCCGTACCGGTTCACCGCCGCCGACGGGCCCGAGGCCTTCCCCGCGCTGCCCGCCGTCCTCGTCGACGGGCGCTACCTCACCTGGTACGGGCCGTCACTGGTACGGGCGCCCGAGGCGCTGCGGGCGGCGCTGGGCTGA
- a CDS encoding ABC transporter permease/substrate binding protein, with product MFRLHLGDWVDSAVDWLQTHLAWLFDAISSIVSGMFDGIAAVLSAPAPLLFAGIVAVIAWWLRGLLAGVLAFVGFALIDSVELWDEAMDTLTLVLVATIVTLVLAVPLGIWASRSKTVSAVTRPVLDFMQTMPAMVYLIPGVIFFGVGVVPGIIATIIFALPPGVRMTELGIRQVDAELVEAAEAFGTTSRNTLLRVQLPLALPTIMAGINQVIMLGLSMVVIAGMVGGGGLGGSVYRAIGNVDVGLGFEAGISIVILAMYLDRMTSALGREVSPLARRALAKAQAVAGGLKVWNYRPQPVVAVAGIVVLALVAGSMSLFGGSSDSDNTAKSDPKNIGAGKTVSMGYIPWDEGIASTFLWKELLEQRGFKVDAKQYEAGALYTGMANGQIDFETDSWLPVTHAAYWKKYKDRLDDMGSWFGPTTLELAVPSYVKDVKTLDDLKGKGSKFKGRVVGIEPSAGETGLLKDKILPGYGLDKEYKVVDGSTPSMLAELKRAYAKKEPIVVPLWSPHWAYNQYDLTKLKDTKNLWGKGDGIHTLSRKGFSDENPEVGKWLKNFKMTEDQLTSLEAQIQKSGSGKEQEAVRTWLKANPGFADKAAPVAKAKTSKGANGKDERERAVEMAWFPWEEDIAATYLWKAVLEDRGYKINLKQFEVGPMYTAMSRGQLDVQFDGWLPYTQKNYWDKYGSKLTDVGSWYGPTSIEVAVPSYVKDVKTLADLKGKSSEFKGRIIGIEPGTATMENLKKNVLPKYGLDKEYEVVDSSTPGMLAELKRAYAKKEPIAVLLWTPHWAYNEYKMTKLQDPKKAFGEGDRLHTIASKDFPKNYPQLTKWFKNFKLSEDQLGGLENEIQKRGTGHEEEAVKAWMDKNPGIADKMAPQQ from the coding sequence GTGTTTAGGCTCCACCTCGGCGACTGGGTCGACTCCGCCGTCGACTGGCTCCAGACCCATCTGGCCTGGCTCTTCGACGCCATCAGCTCCATAGTCAGCGGCATGTTCGACGGCATAGCCGCCGTGCTCTCCGCCCCCGCACCCCTGCTCTTCGCGGGCATCGTCGCCGTCATCGCCTGGTGGCTGCGCGGTCTGCTCGCCGGTGTGCTCGCGTTCGTAGGCTTCGCCCTCATCGACTCGGTCGAGTTGTGGGACGAAGCGATGGACACGCTCACCCTGGTACTCGTCGCGACCATCGTGACGCTGGTGCTGGCCGTTCCGCTCGGCATCTGGGCGTCCCGCTCCAAGACCGTGAGCGCGGTGACCCGGCCGGTCCTCGACTTCATGCAGACCATGCCCGCCATGGTCTACCTGATCCCCGGCGTCATCTTCTTCGGCGTCGGTGTCGTCCCCGGCATCATCGCCACCATCATCTTCGCGCTGCCCCCGGGCGTCCGGATGACCGAGCTCGGCATCCGCCAGGTCGACGCCGAGCTCGTCGAGGCGGCAGAGGCCTTCGGCACCACCTCGCGCAACACCCTGCTGCGGGTGCAGCTGCCGCTCGCGCTGCCCACGATCATGGCGGGCATCAACCAGGTCATCATGCTGGGCCTGTCCATGGTGGTCATCGCCGGCATGGTCGGCGGCGGCGGCCTCGGTGGCTCCGTCTACCGCGCCATCGGCAACGTCGACGTCGGCCTCGGCTTCGAGGCCGGTATCTCCATCGTCATCCTGGCGATGTACCTGGACCGGATGACCAGCGCCCTGGGCCGCGAGGTCTCCCCGCTGGCCCGCCGCGCGCTCGCCAAGGCGCAGGCCGTGGCCGGCGGACTGAAGGTGTGGAACTACCGCCCGCAGCCCGTCGTCGCCGTGGCCGGCATCGTTGTCCTGGCGCTCGTCGCCGGAAGCATGAGCCTGTTCGGCGGCTCCTCGGACTCGGACAACACCGCGAAGTCCGACCCGAAGAACATCGGCGCCGGCAAGACGGTCAGCATGGGTTACATCCCGTGGGACGAGGGCATCGCCTCCACCTTCCTCTGGAAGGAGCTGCTGGAGCAGCGCGGCTTCAAGGTCGACGCCAAGCAGTACGAGGCAGGCGCGCTGTACACCGGTATGGCCAACGGCCAGATCGACTTCGAGACCGACTCCTGGCTGCCGGTCACCCACGCCGCGTACTGGAAGAAGTACAAGGACCGCCTGGACGACATGGGCTCCTGGTTCGGACCCACCACTCTGGAACTGGCCGTCCCCTCGTACGTCAAGGACGTCAAGACCCTGGACGACCTCAAGGGCAAGGGCTCCAAGTTCAAGGGCCGCGTCGTGGGCATCGAGCCGAGCGCCGGTGAGACGGGCCTGCTCAAGGACAAGATCCTGCCGGGCTACGGCCTGGACAAGGAGTACAAGGTCGTCGACGGCTCCACGCCGTCCATGCTGGCCGAGCTGAAGCGCGCGTACGCCAAGAAGGAGCCCATCGTGGTTCCGCTCTGGTCGCCGCACTGGGCGTACAACCAGTACGACCTGACCAAGCTCAAGGACACCAAGAACCTCTGGGGCAAGGGCGACGGCATCCACACGCTGAGCCGCAAGGGCTTCTCCGACGAGAACCCCGAGGTCGGCAAGTGGCTGAAGAACTTCAAGATGACCGAGGACCAGCTCACCAGTCTTGAGGCGCAGATCCAGAAGAGCGGATCCGGCAAGGAGCAGGAGGCCGTCCGCACCTGGCTCAAGGCCAACCCGGGCTTTGCCGACAAGGCGGCTCCGGTCGCCAAGGCCAAGACCTCCAAGGGCGCCAACGGCAAGGACGAGCGCGAGCGCGCCGTCGAGATGGCCTGGTTCCCGTGGGAGGAGGACATCGCCGCCACGTACCTGTGGAAGGCCGTCCTGGAGGACCGCGGTTACAAGATCAACCTCAAGCAGTTCGAGGTCGGCCCGATGTACACCGCGATGTCCCGCGGCCAGCTCGACGTGCAGTTCGACGGCTGGCTTCCGTACACCCAGAAGAACTACTGGGACAAGTACGGCTCCAAGCTGACGGACGTCGGCTCGTGGTACGGCCCCACCTCGATCGAGGTCGCGGTGCCCAGCTACGTCAAGGACGTCAAGACCCTGGCCGACCTCAAGGGCAAGAGCTCGGAGTTCAAGGGCCGGATCATCGGCATCGAGCCGGGCACGGCCACGATGGAGAACCTCAAGAAGAACGTGCTGCCGAAGTACGGCCTGGACAAGGAGTACGAGGTCGTCGACTCCTCGACGCCCGGCATGCTCGCCGAGCTGAAGCGCGCGTACGCCAAGAAGGAGCCCATCGCCGTACTCCTGTGGACCCCGCACTGGGCCTACAACGAGTACAAGATGACCAAGCTCCAGGACCCGAAGAAGGCCTTCGGTGAGGGCGACCGGTTGCACACCATCGCCTCCAAGGACTTCCCGAAGAACTACCCGCAGCTCACCAAGTGGTTCAAGAACTTCAAGCTGAGCGAGGACCAGCTCGGCGGCCTGGAGAACGAGATCCAGAAGCGCGGTACGGGACACGAGGAAGAAGCCGTGAAGGCCTGGATGGACAAGAATCCGGGCATCGCGGACAAGATGGCTCCGCAGCAGTAA